The nucleotide sequence AACACAAGGTGAATATACCATAGCATACGAACCGATATGGGCAATAGGAACAGGAAATGTGCCAAATAATGACGCAATTGCTGAGGTGATAGAGATAATAAAATTGTGTACTGGTAAAAAACACATTATATATGGTGGCTCAGTCAGCTCAGAAAATATAGGAAACTTGCTCAGTATTCCAAATCTATTAGGAGTTTTAATTGGTAGTGCAAGCTTAGATTTTGATCACTTTTATCAAATTATACAACAAGTCGAGAAAAAACTTTCTCTTAATTAATTCTAAAGGATAAATACGCTTATTGTCATGGTAAGGGAGTTGGCAAAATGTATCAAGGAGTTTTCTATTGGCTAAGGTTGTGACAATAAAGTTAAGCACTGCCAAAAACTATGGAAGAAGTCATTATAATTTGTATTATATCTTTATAAAATGGTTCGCATAAGTTATCTAGAAGTGCAACTAAACAAATACAAAAATCAAAGTGTTGCGGTTTTCGGCCTTGGTAAAACTGGTTTGTCCGTTATTAATGCTCTAACAAAAAGCAGTGCAAAAATATATGCATGGGATGATAATAAAGAGCAAATAGCAAATGCAAAAAAGATATATAAAGAGTGTAACTATACTCATCCCAATGAGTATAATTGGCATGAGATAAGCACACTAATTTTGAGCCCTGGAGTGCCAATACCAACGCATTGGGTAGTAAAACTTGCAAGAAGCTTTGACTGCAAAATAAAATCAGACATTGAGCTATTTCTCGAAACTAAAACTACAAGCCAGAAGGTTGTAGGCATCACCGGAACAAATGGCAAATCAACCACCACGTCACTAATAGGGCACATATTAAAATCCACAGGGAAAAAAGTAGCTATTGGCGGGAATTTAGGTGTGCCTATTTTGGATTTAGAAAGAGATGCAGAAATTTATGTAATTGAATTCTCCTCTTTTCAATTGGAGCTAATAAATAAAATTAATGTAGACATTTCTGTATTGCTCAACATCACACCAGACCACATAGATAGACATGGAAGTATGAATAACTACATAGCAACTAAATTAAAACTGATAAACAGTAGCAAGATTGCCGTGATAGGATGTGATAACAAAATTACCGCTGATGTATTCAATAAATTCACTGGGAACAAAATTCCAATTTCAGTAACATATTCCCTGGTGTCATTCCAGCGCATGACCAGAAAAGAAAAACCATTGCCAACTACTCAGATGATAGAGGGTAGTGCAAGAGATCTAATATCATTGGCAGATAACAATTTGCTTGATTATAGTGAACAGATTACTGGTATAGATCGAAATTATCTGGATCCCAGTGTCAGCTACTTGGATGACAAAAGGAGTGCTGAGATTCAGGAGATCTCGCTAAAACTAGAGAATCACAACTTATCAATGAGTGATATGAAAGTAAACCTAGTATCCAATGTGGAAAATATAGTAGCTGCACACGCTGTGTGCAAGTTACTTGGAGTAGATAGCAGCACTATTGTCAATGAAATCAAATCCTTTCCAGGGCTAAGACACAGAAATGAATTTCTTGGCAAAATACATAATGTACTTTTTATCAACGATAGCAAAGCAACCAATGCAGAATCGACCGAAAAGGCAATTTTATCTTATAAAAACATATATTGGATTGTTGGCGGAAAAAGCAAAAAAGGCGGAATAGAATCATTAAGCAAGCATTTCACCAAGATTAGAAAAGCTTTTCTTATTGGAGAATCAACTGAAGTTTTTGCAAACATTATGGAGAACAAAATAGATTATATGAAGTGCTATAATCTAGAAAACGCATTTAAACTGGCTTTTGAAGAGGCCATAAATAGCAAAGAAGAAGTAGCGATATTACTTTCTCCTGCATGTTCTTCTTTTGATCAGTGGAAAAATTTTGAAGAGCGCGGTGAAGCATTTTGCAGAATGTTTGAAAATCTCAGGTATAATTATATGTGATGTTTAGTATAATATTGTATGGAACAAAAGTTAATAGTAGATGAGTTGATTAAGGTTATTCCATTTGAAGGAATAAGTGATGCAACCTTATTGAAAGTGTGCACGAACCTTAACCTAGCCAATAGTTTTTGTAAATTTCAAAATGGAATATATAGTGCTTTGGAGTACATAGCAGAGGACTTAAATAGCTCAATGGAAACTGAATTTTGGAATTCCAATTTAGAAAATATGAAGGTAAGAGAGCGGATAAAGTTAGCTGTCCAAATACGCCTTTCAAACTATGCTAAGTTACAAAATTACAGAGAGTTTTTAAAAAATGTTTTATCATTCTCTATATTACCCCAAAATACATATTTTTCTAGTAAACTCTTGTACAGAACTGTTAGCGCGATTTGGTATGGCATTCATGATCAATCAACAGATTTTAACTACTATACAAAAAGAGCAATATTAGCTGGAGTGTACTTAAGTACGATACTTTTTTTTATCAATGATTATTCAAAAGATTTTGCAGATACCCTGTCGTTTCTTGACAAACGTATCAACAATGTCATGACATTTCAAAAGTTTAAAACCCGTTTGAATAGAATGGTAAGAAACTTCTTATAGCCTCTTTACTTATACGAGTTACTCGTATTTATACCTAAAGCTGCCTTGATTTTTATGTTAAGATAATTGAACATCCACTTTTTGCTTGCTTAATATTTATAGCTAAAGCTTCAGGGTGTCATTTCAGTGCGTGACGCAGAGATGTACGGAGATTGAAGATCAGTGCTTGACACTGGAATTCAGAAATTTTTTGAGAACAAAAGTTATGCTAAGTTTTTGTTGGTAAGAAAGGCTGGTGTCTGGGCACTGGGATGACAGTAGTGTGAAATGGGGCTACTTGGGGATGACAAAAAAGAATGTACTGGGATGACAAGAAATAGGGCAAATGTATAAAAATAAATATTTCTATATTCAGGAATTTGTGGACTTTAATATATCGGAATTTAGTAACTTCAATAAATTGTGATATATCTCTTATAGATTCATTCAAACTTAATTAAGTGGGAGTATTATTAATGCGAAAAGGGTTTAATTAAAATGGTATGGCGTGTGAGGAAGACATACATCAATTGGTAGAAAGTGGATTTGATATTAACTCAAAAGATATAAGCGGAGTCACTCTCTTACATAAGTTTACAAAAGAAGGCGATTTAGTTGGAGTAAAATCATTATTAGAGCACGAAGCTGACTTTAATGTTGTGGACAACGAAAATAGAAATCCACTGCATTATGCTATTATGCATGGACACAAAAAAATTGCTAAACTTCTTGTTAATCAACTGATACCAATTCCCACTATATAAAGAACAGATAGACAATAATGGGAAAGAAGTGATACTAAAGTAGATAAAATAGAGAGGTATAAATGGCATTAAGGTCAAAACTATTAGACGAAAAAGTTGTAAATTTGGCGAAAGAAATGTTAAAAAAGGTCAGAAATAACGCATATGTTTCAAAAAAGTTACAAGCGGTGATAGCAGGAAAAGAAAGTAGTATAAGCGCTGTGGCAAGAATATGTAAAATTTCAAGGACTGCTTTGACTGAATGGATAAAGCATCTAAAATTTGGTAGAGTAGAAAGATTATTTTCCCCGTCTCAGCGGCGAAGAAAAAGCAAATTAAACAAAAATCAACGTGAGCAAATTGAAATATGGGTAGAAAGAAATCCAAATATTACTATTAAGGAAGTGCAAATAAAAATCTCAGAGGAATTTGGCCTAAACATTAGCAAATCAACAGTGCACCGTGAGATACAAAGGATGAAGTTTTCTTAGAGCCTGTACGTGATCTCAAAAAAGGGATAGAATGAGAGGATAAAGTATATAAAGTAGGATATGCGAAGTTTATATCCAAGTGATATAAGTCGAGAAAAGTTTGAGATTATTGTAGCAGATCTGGAGTCTTGCAGGAAGAGGACAAAGCCAAGAACACTTGATTTATATCATGTATTTTGTGGAGTGTTATACGTCTTAAAAAGTGGCTGCCAGTGGAGAATGTTACCAAAAGAGTTTCCAAAATGGCGGAATTGTTACGACTATTTTAAGAAGTGGAGTGAAAAAGCAGATGCAAATAAAGAAAGTGTTCTGGAGCTGGTATTAAAAAAAAATAGTTGGCGTGGTCCGACAAAACAATGGTCGGAAAGAAAAAACCAGCTTCTGCATAATTGATGCACAAAGCGTAAAAAATGCAGATACTGCTGAAGAAAAAGGCTATGATGCAGGCAAAAAGGTTTCAGGAATAAAACGCCATATTGCGGTAGATACACAAGGTTTACCCCACGCAATTTATATAACAACGGCAGAAATAACTGATCGTAGTAGCGCTGTGAGAATGGTTAAAAATGCTAAAGAAAACCTATCTGAAGTTAAAAATATACTAGTTGATGCTGGCTACACAGGAGAAAATTTTGCAACACAAATAAAAGCAACTATTGGCGCTACCGTTGAAGTAATAAAGCGAAACGAATTACACACCTTTGTCGTATTGCCGAAAAGATGGGTTGTTGAGAGATCTTTTGCTTGGTTGCAAAAATGTAGGCGATTGTGGAAAAATTGCGAGCGGAAACTCAACACTAGCCTGCAAATGGTCGTTCTTGCTTTCGCTGCTTTGCTTCTGAAAAGATTATGAACAGGCTCTTACATAACACCGAGGCCAATTCACCATAAACAAGATAAAAACAAGCAAGAAGAGTTTAAAAAATACTTCAATAAAATAGTCAATTCCCACCCTGAAAAGGAGGTATTTTTTTGATGAATCACGATTTGGAACTCATTCAAAAATCGGACACGGATGGTTTAAAAAAGGGGTCAGAACACAGGTTAAAATGAAAATTGGTAGACAAAATTTCT is from Wolbachia endosymbiont (group B) of Hofmannophila pseudospretella and encodes:
- a CDS encoding Mur ligase family protein, whose amino-acid sequence is MVRISYLEVQLNKYKNQSVAVFGLGKTGLSVINALTKSSAKIYAWDDNKEQIANAKKIYKECNYTHPNEYNWHEISTLILSPGVPIPTHWVVKLARSFDCKIKSDIELFLETKTTSQKVVGITGTNGKSTTTSLIGHILKSTGKKVAIGGNLGVPILDLERDAEIYVIEFSSFQLELINKINVDISVLLNITPDHIDRHGSMNNYIATKLKLINSSKIAVIGCDNKITADVFNKFTGNKIPISVTYSLVSFQRMTRKEKPLPTTQMIEGSARDLISLADNNLLDYSEQITGIDRNYLDPSVSYLDDKRSAEIQEISLKLENHNLSMSDMKVNLVSNVENIVAAHAVCKLLGVDSSTIVNEIKSFPGLRHRNEFLGKIHNVLFINDSKATNAESTEKAILSYKNIYWIVGGKSKKGGIESLSKHFTKIRKAFLIGESTEVFANIMENKIDYMKCYNLENAFKLAFEEAINSKEEVAILLSPACSSFDQWKNFEERGEAFCRMFENLRYNYM
- a CDS encoding COQ9 family protein; protein product: MEQKLIVDELIKVIPFEGISDATLLKVCTNLNLANSFCKFQNGIYSALEYIAEDLNSSMETEFWNSNLENMKVRERIKLAVQIRLSNYAKLQNYREFLKNVLSFSILPQNTYFSSKLLYRTVSAIWYGIHDQSTDFNYYTKRAILAGVYLSTILFFINDYSKDFADTLSFLDKRINNVMTFQKFKTRLNRMVRNFL
- a CDS encoding IS5 family transposase (programmed frameshift) yields the protein MRSLYPSDISREKFEIIVADLESCRKRTKPRTLDLYHVFCGVLYVLKSGCQWRMLPKEFPKWRNCYDYFKKWSEKADANKESVLELVLKKIVGVVRQNNGRKEKTSFCIIDAQSVKNADTAEEKGYDAGKKVSGIKRHIAVDTQGLPHAIYITTAEITDRSSAVRMVKNAKENLSEVKNILVDAGYTGENFATQIKATIGATVEVIKRNELHTFVVLPKRWVVERSFAWLQKCRRLWKNCERKLNTSLQMVVLAFAALLLKRL